The following DNA comes from Quercus robur chromosome 1, dhQueRobu3.1, whole genome shotgun sequence.
TTATCCAAAGACAGGGTCTTGGAAGGAGGATAAAGACTGCTGCACTTGGGATGGTGTCATCTGTGACAACACCACTCGCCATGTCATTGGCCTTGACCTTAGTTGCAGTTGGCTTTCTGGCTCCATTTCTTCCAACAGTACTCTCTTCCTTCTTCGCCATCTCAGGACCTTGAATCTCGCTGGGAATAGCTTCGAACCCTCCCTAATTTCATCTGAGTTTGGCAGGTTTCAGAGTTTGACTCATCTTAACTTATCTAATTCCTATTTTACTGGTGAAATCCCATATGAAATCTCCCAATTGTCTTCGCTTGTTTCACTTGATCTTTCTTACAATTTACATTTATTAATCAAAACACCAGTTTGGAAAAGAGTCATTGGTAACCTTACCCAGTTAAGGGAACTTCTTCTGGATCAGACAGATATGTCCTTAATTGCACCTAATTCTTCGATGATGAATCTATCCTCTTTGACAACTCTTAGTCTCCGTGGTTGTAGCTTGCAGGGAACACTCGAAATAAACATCTTCCGCCTTCCATGTATGCAAACCCTTGATGTTGGGTTTAATCCAAATCTTGAAGTTTCTCTTTCAAAGTCTAATTGGAGCAATAGTTCCTTCAAGTTCTTATCTCTCTTTACGACAAACTTGTCGGGTGAATTACCTGATTCTATCGGCAGTCTAAAGTCCTTAAAGTATTTGTTTCTCAATAATTGCAATTTTACTGGGACAATTCCAACCTCACTTGGAAACCtcactcaaattatttatttggatCTGTCATATAATAGTTTCAGCGgtgagattaaaaaattatcacttttaaattttagatgtttttgGCTGACACATTAAActgataatttttaattattgtggaTTCAACAGGTTTGCTGCCGTTGTCAATATTTGACTTGCCGAATCTCTCCTTTTTAGACCTTCGCCACAATCAACTTGTTGGCCCCCTTCCTAATCACGTAAGTGGTTTGAATCTTCTAATTCATCTCTCTTTAAGTTCCAATTTCCTAAATGGGACACTCCCATCTTGGTTATTCAGTTTGACCTCTTTGAGGTCGTTAACTCTTGATCATAATCAATTCATTGGTGAGATTGGGGAATTCAAGTATAATAATTCCTTGGACAACCTTGATTTGAGCTATAATATGCTACAGGGCTCTATTCCTAGGTCAATATCGAGACTTTTGAGCCTTacttctctatctctctcatcAAATAATCTAAGTATTTTGTTGGACTTAGAATTGTTCTCAAACCACAAATATCTCAATGTTGTCAATTTTTCATCTAACAATTTATTAGTCAGCATCAACAATAATCTAACATTTACCTTGCCCAACCTGAGGATGTTGTACTTGTCTTCTTGCAACATTAGTGAATTCCCAATTTTCCTAAGAACAGCAACAAATTTACAACACTTAGACCTTTCCAATAACAGAATTCATGGTCAAACTCCAAAATGGTTAGGAGCTGTGGGGAGGAATTCATTACATTTTCTGGATCTTTCTCACAACTTTTTGACAAGTATAGATAAGATTCCTTGGAAGAACCTACAATTTGTTGATCTTCATAAGAACTTGCTTCAAGGACCATTCCCCACGTTAAATGCTCTTAAACTTCATTATCTCCTTGCCTCCAATAACAATTTAACTGGGGAAATTCCTTCTTTATTTTGCAATGCAAGTTTCCTTGAAATTCTAGATTTGTCTTATAACAACTTTAGTGGCACAATTCCAAAGTGTTTGGTACTCTCTAATGTACTCTCAGTATTGGATTTGCGAATGAATAGCCTTAATGGTACCATACCTGCAACATTTTCAAAGGGAAGCACTTTGAGGAATATTAACCTTAATGGCAATCAATTGGAAGGGCCATTGCCACGATCTTTGGAAAATTGTACAAACTTAGAAAGTCTAGATCTTGGAAACAATAAGATAAATGGCACCTTCCCCTACTGGTTGGGAAGTATTCTAAAACTGCAGGTTCTAGTCATTAGATCAAATAAATTTCGAGGTCGTATAGGCAATCCTAAGACCCAATTTCCTTTCTTAAATTTGCGAATCCTAGACATCTCTTGCAATGATTTTAATGGTCCTTTGccaagaatttttttcaaatatttgaaagCTATGATGAATGTGACTAAAGGAGAAGTTGGGTTGAAATATATGGGAGAGGAGTATTATCATGATTCTTTGAATGTGACGATCAAAGGGTCGAATATTGAGTTGGAGAGAATCCAAACCCTCTTCACAACcattgatttttcaaacaatagaTTCATAGGAGAGATGCCACAAATAATTGGAAGGCTTAAATCACTCAAGGGACTCAACTTTTCTCACAATAACCTTACAGGTTGTATTCCATCATCTTTTGGAAATTTGACTAATCTTGAATGGTTAGACCTCTCTTTCAACAAGCTCGGTGGGGAGATTCCCAAGCAATTAGCAGATCTTCCGTGGCTTGAAGTTTTAAAGCTATCACATAACCAACTTGTAGGACACATACCTTTAGGGAAGCAATTTGATACATTCGACAATGATTCATACATCGAGAACTCTGGATTATGTGGATATCCATTATCAAGAACATGCAACCACCACGAGTCAAAgcaaccaccaccatcaaccTTGCAACAAGAAGACAACTTAGAGCCTAAAAATGGGTTTGGTTGGCAAGCTGTATCAATAGGTTATGGATGTGGAGTGATATTTGGAACATTAATGGGATATCTTATGTTTAAAATTGGAAAACCAAAGTGGATTGTGAGGATGGTCAAACTAGAGCAACATATCTTGCTTAGAAGGCTGAAGAATAATGCCCGCAGAAGTGGTGGAAGAAATTAACAAGTCAAAACAATTTATGAGTAGATTTGTTagagtttttgaagaaaatgtCAAAGGCATGTTGTAACTTTTTGTAATTCGTGGAAATCACTCCTATTTCATGAAAAGGGTGGGAGTCCAGGTAGAATGCATCTCTTGTGTGTTATTTCATTTCTAGATAATGGAATTTTTTTCAACCATGGAAGAAATTACGGACAGGCTGGAATCTGACTCCaatggaaaagaagaaacataCTCTGAATTGGACTGAGACGGCAAAACCCAACAGAAAATGGAGCTCTCCCCCAATTCCTTCCATGTGTCAAAATTGGGATAAAGATGAAGCTTCTCTTTCTACTTGCCATCTTCATCATCCTTATTCActctcatcttcttcatctttcatGGTTCCCAAAGACATAGGACACCATTCATTGCCGAGGTATGCCTCCTTCTTTAGTTACATCTTCTCTCTTTgtcacttttttctctctttctctaaatgTAAATGCTCATTCATAGGGAAATCAAGCTGCTGAACTTTttcattattaattataaaataagtatttgatttttttttaattttgttttaatgcaGCTGGTTGGTGTTGTTGCTGTTGAAATAATTGGTAGGCCCAAGATTCCTTTCTGCCTTGTATTCTGGTTTTCAGTTGTTATAATACTTATGTTTtaactatttcattttttttttttttttttgctttaggTGCATAGTTTCTACTTTGCTTAGCATAAAATGCCCAGTAACGTGCAAGGTCGATACCTCTTATGTTTCGGAACATATCAATAACCACTATGCTCTTGAATAGTTCAAGGCCTCTGTGTAGACAGTAAGGCCTCAGTCTCTCTTGCTTATTTATATTGTTGGGTTTGGTACCATATccttatatatttaaaatttgcttttgtttttcatgTCCATTTTTTGATTCTTTGGTGAATGCGTTTCTTAATATTTCAAAGTTGTGGGATttatgatggtttttaattataCACTTGCTATCCATGTTGAATGTGAGTATTGTCACTTCTCGactaaaaaactgaaaatgtgaGTTTAATTTGATTGAAGATTCaagatgattttgagattttataTAGAAATTGGGTGAGCTGTAAGTCAACTTGTAGGTGTAGACTTGATGTCATTTCTTCTCTTATTTGTAATCTTCAAGTTTTGATATATGAATGTGGAGTGAAGGTATATATAAAGTATCTCActgtattatttttttggccGAATAGTTTCACTGTATTCAGTATAAAGGAAACTCTactggttttatttatttatttttttcttttccattttagcAATAGTTGGTATGCAAAAGGTTAGTTTTCTTCCATGCTTGAGAGGAGGATTTGGAGCTTTTTTGTGGATCTATAGGGGAGGTTACTAAGGTTAGCTCCATTTCTATATAATGCAATCTTCTAAGTGGCTTTTGTGAAGATTTATATCAATGCCATTTTGGTCTGTGCCAACAGGTTCGGATTATGAAAGGCAAAGATTCTGATCAGATTATGAAAGGCAAAGATTCTGATGAGAACAAGGGCTTTGCATTTGTGACCTTTAGAAGTGCAGAAATAGCTTCTAAAGCCATTGATGAGCTGAATAATACTGAATTCAAGGTAACATAATCTTTTGCACATCATTTATTATTGCCTTTTCCCCCGCAGGCTGAGGACTTCATGGCAAGTTGAATATTGAATTTGatgtaaaattattattgttagcTAAAAGATTAATATGAGTATTCCTTAGAGCTTTTTTAAGGTTTCTATTATTATCATTGTGGCcgtttgctattatttatgaatGCTGCAATTGGTGAATGCTTTTGtgtaaactctctctctcctgggtaaaaaaataaaatgttcaaCATCTCAAGCAAAGCACCGTTTGTTCATTGGTAATGTATTCCTAGAAGCTGGGGCGAGCAGGATCTAAGGAAGGTTGTGCTGGAGGTTGGGCCTTGAGTTATACTGCTGTGGAACTTGTTAAGGTCAGTGTGAACTAGTTATACGTCTTTAGGGTAGTTATCATTAATAGTTGAGAtcgtttatttcttttttgtttattttcagaATTCCCAGtgcctttaaaaaatttatgttttaccACAGCCAGTGGTTTAGTTCTTTTGTGCCAGTTAGAAGTGTCTTGTACTCAATTTATTAAACTCTTGGTCACAGGATGCAAAGAATCCAAGCAATAGTCGGGGCTTTGCTTTTGTTGACTACCTAACCAAGCATGTGCTGAGTATTCAAGGCAGAAGGTGATGAATCCAAAACTTAATCTAGGTGATAATGTCCCAACAGTGAGCTGGGCTGACCCTAAAAATGCTGATTCTTCTGCTGCTTCATAGgccttgtaaatttttttctttgtttatagaAAATGTATAGCTTCCGGTCCGCACTTGAGGACCAACGATTTCAATTAAAGTAACCGGAACTgagccataatttttttttttttttggggaggtgTTGGGGGGGGATTGAcattagtaaaatttttatataataagagAAAGGGGGGAAGATTTTAAaagccggggggggggggggggggggggggggcttctCTGCCATTGGAACATCAATGCCATTGTCAATTGTTGACATTGGTGTCCAACGAAAGCTTCAaaaagttttcttcttctttcttttctttttgttgaatgAAGTTTTTGAGGATGGATTTAGTGGTATGATTTTAAGAGATGTAATTGTGGCTTTATATAATCCTTGAAACATTTAAGAAAGAGGCTCTAGGAATGGTTGAGGCAGTagaatttgaataaatttttttattaaagatgtTTCTCTAAGCTTGGTGGTGAAACCTAAGGTTTAGGCAGATTCTAGATGTTGAATCCTGCGATTTCTCCTGTTCTTTGTTTTCTGCTATTTCTGTTTTCTGCCAATAATTTCCTACATCAGTTCTATAGTATCCATCTTAGTGGGCACATGGAAAACCAAAGATGTTTAAAGTGGATGTTGGTAAATAATATTAAGTTATATAGTTCTTTAGATCTGTAGGAGTTGAATGTAATGAGATCGTGGCTTCTATAAATTCACTATTGGAAAATGGACAAGGAGGTATTTCCCATAAATTAGAATAACAAATCAACTAGCTCTTCCCCCTTGAGAATTTTGATAGCCCTGATGAGGAACTTTGTGGGTGACTTTTTAGGGGTAGCATACACTTATTGTATTGTATGGACCTATGATCTGTGAGTCTGTGACTGGTCCACGTGACTATCTTTTAGTAGTTGTTCAAATATGTCAGAcccttgtatttttttgttctgAACTAGTTTTCAAGATCTGGTTGTAGTTGAATTTCATTGCAGTCTATTGTTGGGGCATTGGTCTTGAAGAACTTAAGCTTGTATAGGTAAAGGCAGTGTATGTGAAGAATTTACAGAAGAATGTTACCTAGGACCAGCTAAAGAAGCTATTTGAACATCATGGAAAAATCACAAAAAGTGGTTCTGCCCCCAGAAAAATCTGGACAGGAAAGCTGATAAGCTGCAGTCCTCTTTGTTCATATTGTTAAGGGTATGTTGCCTTCTGTTAGCTCTTTacagagttttatttcttttgtacATATAGGAAAGGTAATGTTTTATTACATGTTTTTAACCAAgagagcaattttttttttttttttccattattaaTCTGAATGGAGTCCATTCTTCTGAATCTTTATAGTTGTTTTGCTGTGGATTTATCTgctattaaataataataataataataacaacccatctacttttgaaaaaaaaaaaaaaattcaaactcaaatGTAATAATAGATgactaaggttttttttttttttttttttttattatatatatataaattttagaaatgagattataagttaaaatattaatttgtttttcacATTATTAATGATCTTGcctaatcaattttattttcgtaattcaaattcattttcacaatattgtAAAATCATTTCTTTCATTGATATTTTCTTCACCAATTCCAACATTGATTATCTATTCTTGTTCCTATCCATTTTGGTGATCTGAAACTTTACTGTTGCATGTTGGCCTGGGATTTCCTTGCATTGACAACTCTCTCATTGGAATTCATGACCCTTAATCACTCCTATTTAGCACAAAGCCCAACAATTCAGACACTATCTATCATTAACTATATGTTGCATTTACTCTCAAAGTATGGTTTAAGCTTCAACAGTTCCAACTTTTTCAACTATGGCTTTCCAATGCCAGAGAGATGGTGAAGATGCCTAGGCTAAGTCCCCGCATTTTTTCAAGATTATCCTGGCTGACACTCTTCTAGAAGGAAAGCTTGTAAGAatactttcatatatatatatatatatatatatatcactgaactttttattttttatttttataatgaattaGTAAACTTCATTTGCAAAACCAAACTGTACACAAAAAAGTTTCCATAGGCCAACATAGCAACAGGAACAATTAAGGCTTGCCCAGACTAAGTAACCAAAACAACATTAATGGATCTAGTCTATCCTTCGTTGTTAGTTTGTTTTAGATTGTCAACAAGTTTGCCAAAGAAAGTTTGAACCGCAGCTAGTGATAGACCACTTTGCCAAAGAAATTTGGCTTTGCATGGTGACTAAATCTAGTCAGATCTTGTAGGCTTCCTTCCAAACCCATGTTTTGTTTATCAATACAGAATTCACCTTGGCCTTAGATCAAGTTGCTTGTGGTACTTGTATCATGTATCACCCTAAGGCCATATTTCATTAACAGGGTTCCAGCATGGTGCCAATTATCATGCCTTAAAAAATCCTTTTTTACTTGAAGGATTTAAGACTTTTAAGTATAGCTCTTTATCCCCATGTGCAGTGCTGTGGGACTTTGACTGTCCAAAGTCATGTaaagaagaacatgaagaagaaggaaacagcACTTGCAAATAGGTGGACTTGGTATTATGTAACGTGTAGTAGTCATGTAAACTGCCCTTTATTTTGACCTTTTTAATGGCTGTATGATGACTAATCCTTGGAGATTTCAAGCTTTGTGAGGTAGCATGCTGGAATGAGTTGGccaatgagtttttttttttttttttttttttaatatatatatatatatataaatttattttcatgttatCATCTTATAATTTTCTCCACTTagtttaccttttttttctcttttggctTCACATTAACTAACAATATTAAAGGAAggccaaatctttttttttctgcGATAATATTTTTACTGCACAACAATAATAGAATTTGATTGTTGCGTGTTTATTTCACAATGCCTGCATTTAGTTATGTGAAAACTTTAAATGGAAATTCTCTTTACAGAGGGTACCAAGAAAGTTTATTAGCAAATATGGAGGTGGTCTGTCAAATACTGCATATCTTAAGCTTCCCCACGGTGCAGAAACGAAAGTAGAATTGACAAATAGCGATGGTGAGGTTTGGTTTCAAAATGGTTAGCATGAATTTGCAAACTATCACTCTCTAAAGCAGGGGCACTTGCTAGTTTTaagatatgaaggaaattcccACTTTTATGTACTCATATTTGATAAGAGTGCAACAGAAATAGACTATTCTTTTGATGACAAACTCCAAGTGCCAAAGATGGAAGACATTGAGAGTGATGATAACTCTGTTGAAATCTTGGGTGACCTTCACCCAAAGTCAAAAAACAAGGAAGAAATCGCCATTATCATGTCCTTTGCCAAATAAGTGGGCAAAAACCAATCCAAGAAGTTCCAAGTTACAACCAGGGGATCCACATTTCAGGGCTGAAGTAACTAAAGCTACAGGGACAATgttagagaaataaaaaatgaatgcaGGGTTACCTTATAAAGGTTTGAATCTTAAACTGCTGTTTatgttatttggtttttttgtcAAAGTGTCATGTTTTTATAACTCCTAATTGGACCTAATATATCAGCAGAAAAATGCAGTGGAGCTACTAGATGCCTAAAACTTGAGGTTATTGAGAGGATGCAGCCATTGTCTACCAGCGTAAAAGATAGAGCTCTTTATAGAGCTAGAGCTTTTGAATCAAGAAATCCTTTTTTCACGGTCGTTATGCAACCTTCATATTTTCAAGATGGGAGATTGGTAAGCTTCCTCTTCCAGTTCAAAAATGTGCAGGCTACATTAACTTCACTTTTTAGATAGCATACATTAATAGGTGAACAGAAATACGAACTGAGTCCTTTGCAGGCTAAAATTATCTCTTGTCTGAAAAAAAACGCATTACTTATTtgactttcctttttcttttttaaaaatttatttagatGAATCTTATTgaatttttcattattatcttttttagaATATATCATCCAACTTTGCCAACAAATACCTAAGGAAGACAAGTAATGATATCATCCTTTGGGTTTCTGATGAGGGAAATTGGTCCATTCGAGTCAGATTTAGGGAATCCCATACAGGAGCAAGAGCCAAATTTTGCCGTGGTTGGAAGGCATTTGCCCAAGACAATAACTTGAAAGTAGGTGATGTTTGTGTCTTTGAGCTGATTAATAGCATTGAAGTTGCCTTTAAAGTTGACATTTTCCAGGCTGGTAAAGATATAGACTGCCCTCTGTTGAATGGTAAGGAACTGGTTGAATTTGTTCGTGTTTTTAGTATTAATTGCATGTGCATGATTTGATATTTTCATGTCATTTCAGTATCAGCTGATGGGGATGGAGGAAATGGAGGACCTAACGACTGCAGTTTGGATGATTATCCTGCAAAAGAAGGTGGCAGAGGAAGGTCTACCAGTCAGAGATGCCTGAAAGTTAAGGCTTTTCAGTGGAAGAAAGAGTTGAATATTAAAGGAAGAGCTAGAACTATAGAGAGAGCCAGAGCTTTTAAATCACAAAATCCTTTTTTCATGGTTATCATGCGACCATCATACCTCTGTTGCAAGGGTCATATGGTAAGCTTTCAGCTGTGCATCTTATTGGGTTTTAGCAATGCGACTCCTATTAActttgattttcataaattaattagaaaacaCGTAGCGGAGAGTTAGAAAATTTCCTGGGTTTCAAACAGTATCAAATCAGATTAGAATTCAAAGCCATTATGaagaataaaatcaaatcaGTGACATAATCCATACAACTGCCCTGCAAccataaatgtaaaaataatgttGTTGCCACAAAACTACTTTTCATACAAATGGGTTCTACACTAATAACTATTTTTGAAATATCTTCTATTCTCTTTCGCGCAGCATGTACCCCG
Coding sequences within:
- the LOC126721768 gene encoding B3 domain-containing protein At5g18000-like isoform X1; protein product: MNAGLPYKAEKCSGATRCLKLEVIERMQPLSTSVKDRALYRARAFESRNPFFTVVMQPSYFQDGRLNISSNFANKYLRKTSNDIILWVSDEGNWSIRVRFRESHTGARAKFCRGWKAFAQDNNLKVGDVCVFELINSIEVAFKVDIFQAGKDIDCPLLNVSADGDGGNGGPNDCSLDDYPAKEGGRGRSTSQRCLKVKAFQWKKELNIKGRARTIERARAFKSQNPFFMVIMRPSYLCCKGHMHVPRGFMNYLPKEGFIKEHAKGIARIVMLQVADRLWPVKLYSYLCAGAAYQFSSGWSAFVRENTLQVGDVCVFELVMMRDDVVFKFHIFKCPE
- the LOC126721768 gene encoding B3 domain-containing protein At5g18000-like isoform X2, translated to MNAGLPYKEKCSGATRCLKLEVIERMQPLSTSVKDRALYRARAFESRNPFFTVVMQPSYFQDGRLNISSNFANKYLRKTSNDIILWVSDEGNWSIRVRFRESHTGARAKFCRGWKAFAQDNNLKVGDVCVFELINSIEVAFKVDIFQAGKDIDCPLLNVSADGDGGNGGPNDCSLDDYPAKEGGRGRSTSQRCLKVKAFQWKKELNIKGRARTIERARAFKSQNPFFMVIMRPSYLCCKGHMHVPRGFMNYLPKEGFIKEHAKGIARIVMLQVADRLWPVKLYSYLCAGAAYQFSSGWSAFVRENTLQVGDVCVFELVMMRDDVVFKFHIFKCPE